The following coding sequences lie in one Candidatus Eisenbacteria bacterium genomic window:
- a CDS encoding hemolysin family protein, producing MLPDPLLIAVAVGLVLLNAFFTAAELSMARVRNTRMEELTQEGDWRAQAVRGHQDRLQYFLSATQLGITLASLGLGWVGEPAFAHLLAPTFVTLGITSDVVVHNAAAAVAFLFITFLHIVVGELVPKAYAIRATEKVALWTALPMRGFQVAVKPALWFLDQTASRILRWLHVDIRSTTDAHSEEELRMLLAESHRVGTLSGEKRELLENIIDYTERTARHAMIPRGDVVYLSLARPLEDNVKIIAQTTHTRFPLATIDIDHVAGMIHVKDLFLRRDQLKSSEDLVDIKREILFVPESRPLDALLREFQQNRTHMAIVVDEYGGTAGMITLEDVIEEIVGEIQDEFDRESPKVVETPDGLVFDGLSLVDDVWEKLGIEVEGTHEVSTLGGFVTEQLGRIPRLGDRTAVDGYELRVLEMKGRRVSKVLAARRGEPKPAEVPSG from the coding sequence ATGTTGCCTGACCCTTTGCTGATTGCGGTTGCCGTTGGGCTGGTCCTCCTGAACGCCTTCTTCACCGCGGCGGAGCTGTCCATGGCCCGGGTCCGCAACACCCGCATGGAGGAGCTCACCCAGGAGGGGGACTGGCGGGCCCAGGCCGTCCGGGGTCACCAGGACCGCCTGCAGTACTTCCTGTCGGCGACCCAGCTCGGCATCACCCTCGCGAGCCTCGGCCTCGGCTGGGTCGGCGAGCCGGCCTTCGCCCACCTGCTGGCGCCGACGTTCGTCACCCTGGGGATCACGTCGGACGTGGTGGTACACAACGCGGCTGCGGCTGTCGCCTTCCTCTTCATCACCTTCCTGCACATCGTCGTCGGCGAGCTCGTCCCGAAGGCCTACGCGATCCGGGCGACCGAGAAGGTCGCCTTGTGGACGGCGCTTCCCATGCGCGGCTTCCAGGTCGCCGTGAAGCCGGCGCTATGGTTCCTCGACCAGACGGCCTCCCGCATCCTGCGATGGCTGCACGTCGACATCCGCAGCACGACCGACGCGCACTCCGAGGAGGAACTGCGCATGCTGCTCGCCGAGTCGCACCGCGTCGGGACGCTGTCGGGCGAGAAGCGCGAGCTGCTCGAGAACATCATCGACTACACCGAACGCACCGCCCGGCACGCCATGATCCCGCGCGGCGACGTCGTCTACCTCTCGCTGGCGCGTCCCCTCGAGGACAACGTGAAGATCATCGCGCAGACCACGCACACGCGCTTTCCTCTCGCGACGATCGACATCGATCACGTCGCGGGCATGATCCACGTGAAGGATCTCTTCCTGCGCCGCGACCAGCTGAAGAGCTCCGAGGACCTCGTCGACATCAAGCGCGAGATCCTGTTCGTGCCGGAGTCGCGCCCGCTCGACGCGCTCCTGCGCGAGTTCCAGCAGAACCGCACGCACATGGCGATCGTGGTCGACGAATACGGCGGGACGGCCGGCATGATCACGCTCGAGGACGTGATCGAAGAGATCGTGGGAGAGATCCAGGACGAATTCGACCGCGAGTCGCCCAAGGTCGTCGAGACTCCCGACGGGCTCGTCTTCGACGGCCTCTCGCTCGTCGACGACGTGTGGGAGAAGCTCGGCATCGAGGTCGAGGGCACCCACGAGGTGAGCACCCTCGGGGGATTCGTCACCGAGCAGCTCGGACGCATCCCGCGGCTGGGCGATCGCACCGCGGTCGACGGCTACGAGCTGCGCGTGCTGGAGATGAAGGGCCGCCGTGTGAGCAAGGTGCTGGCGGCCCGGCGTGGCGAGCCGAAACCGGCGGAGGTTCCATCCGGATGA
- a CDS encoding isoprenylcysteine carboxylmethyltransferase family protein translates to MVPTTLRWLGALLVVLGAALVVRSGLLLSGRGRPRRGPQPAFVVAGPYRRVRNPLFGGIVIAILGTAAWAASGAIALVAIAAAAAAHAWIVLVEEPALTRRFGAAYEAYLRRVPRWWPSRSASDDDEDAARDVR, encoded by the coding sequence GTGGTGCCGACGACGCTGCGCTGGCTGGGGGCTCTGCTGGTCGTCCTCGGCGCAGCGCTCGTCGTCCGCAGCGGGCTGCTCCTGTCGGGGCGAGGGCGTCCGCGACGCGGTCCACAACCCGCGTTCGTCGTCGCCGGACCCTACCGCCGCGTGCGCAACCCGCTCTTCGGCGGGATCGTGATCGCGATCCTGGGCACGGCCGCCTGGGCGGCATCCGGTGCGATCGCTCTCGTGGCGATCGCGGCCGCCGCCGCGGCGCACGCGTGGATCGTGCTCGTCGAGGAGCCCGCGCTCACGCGGCGCTTCGGGGCCGCGTACGAAGCGTACCTGCGCCGGGTTCCGCGCTGGTGGCCGTCGCGCTCCGCGTCCGACGACGACGAGGACGCCGCACGAGACGTCCGCTGA
- a CDS encoding TetR/AcrR family transcriptional regulator, protein MKVRGETTRRAVLRAAEAVFAERGYAGARMDEVAERVGIRRASMVYYFRDKKSLYEALLDDLFNDLPARYRAALDAGGPLKDRVLGCIDVWSAQVIDRPGLLRISLWELARAGRSRAVPLASRIAPIVKLLADAVRMGQREGVFRSVDPVRYVMSVAGATAFLTLGMTLTGAPELDSEALGTELRGLTRLILFVD, encoded by the coding sequence ATGAAGGTACGGGGAGAGACGACGCGCCGGGCGGTTCTGCGCGCCGCGGAAGCCGTCTTCGCGGAACGAGGCTACGCGGGTGCCCGCATGGACGAGGTCGCGGAGCGGGTCGGGATCCGGCGGGCCTCCATGGTGTACTACTTTCGCGACAAGAAGAGCCTGTACGAGGCCCTGCTCGACGATCTCTTCAATGACCTGCCCGCCCGCTACCGGGCGGCCCTCGATGCCGGGGGGCCGCTGAAGGACCGGGTACTCGGCTGCATCGACGTCTGGTCCGCGCAGGTGATCGACCGGCCCGGGTTGCTCCGGATCTCCCTGTGGGAGCTCGCCCGGGCAGGGCGCTCGAGAGCCGTGCCCCTCGCCTCGCGGATCGCCCCGATCGTGAAGCTTCTCGCCGACGCGGTGCGGATGGGTCAACGCGAGGGGGTGTTCCGGAGCGTCGACCCGGTCCGCTACGTCATGAGCGTCGCCGGGGCGACCGCGTTCCTCACCCTCGGCATGACCCTCACTGGGGCTCCCGAGCTCGATTCCGAGGCGCTCGGCACAGAGCTGCGTGGTCTCACCCGTCTCATTCTTTTTGTGGATTGA
- a CDS encoding sulfatase-like hydrolase/transferase → MAPCARRLWAALALFAVMGPLAAPADAKAPVVWARKRLSPFCEPPYLFYSSQHVAGRPPCCATIEGVCAGGAACPVNGQCADGKACVPGPVTDRPNIIFFISDDQGYCHYGNAGECRSAQTGTPVPTPKTPTVDILEAHGTVFPIAHNTASWCFPSLATILTGRYQRSFHGQNKINEATFSTVPSALRGLTGAVGTVNDPFNTGNKIGGYCTLLAGKFTGSLDETSFDAVAKTGGRSLGRNECVAGAPGQPPACGTSIASPYSPFVVGRQTDVFNFLDMLTYEQPGAPGQFSMQHFYMWYAPRVPHQPLRSPQPVIDYLFGGLGSFPRGGVMNLGQWCTGQTCAPVVSAFNETNFGTVHQFFGNIWWADDNVRELRKFLAMETAPHCFASNRRSRFDIATQSQCETLGGTWGGIAPDLTRNTIFMYFSDNGWHLPSSKHAFTENGHRTRLIVFDPRDLPTIPSWDPAQETPQPPAYVSPALAHTVDLLPTALGFALGTPGGNACPVGPDGFACDGHDLRPYFGDAPGGPGAPESLRHSLCGHQTKRTTVPTRNRYLLTRPGAVGRCTKATNAACTTSAECQPGEFCLGGQCAPNVGEVACSTFTPCPAGAACLGGVCRMGPACIDDNDCAGLVGAGYVCAGKSEKWCRNAPNVQCGTSDDCPVCPSVNGNPVPCKRLCEARMLKTYISPGAVASAQLTDLFIDPDETDLHAGNPTSLITQISSMTGPYAGAIRKMNCCIDDWWPDVVAESGTLCTTGYSCPADLVCDH, encoded by the coding sequence ATGGCTCCGTGTGCCCGCCGCCTCTGGGCGGCGCTCGCCCTGTTCGCCGTCATGGGGCCGCTCGCGGCACCCGCCGACGCAAAAGCTCCGGTCGTGTGGGCGCGCAAACGCCTCTCGCCCTTCTGCGAGCCGCCGTACCTCTTCTACTCGAGTCAGCACGTCGCGGGACGCCCGCCGTGCTGCGCCACGATCGAAGGCGTGTGCGCCGGTGGCGCCGCGTGTCCGGTGAACGGGCAGTGTGCGGACGGCAAGGCTTGCGTTCCGGGGCCGGTCACCGATCGCCCGAACATCATCTTCTTCATCTCCGACGACCAGGGGTACTGCCACTACGGCAACGCGGGTGAGTGTCGCAGCGCGCAGACGGGCACGCCCGTTCCGACGCCGAAGACACCGACCGTCGACATCCTCGAAGCGCACGGCACGGTGTTCCCGATCGCCCACAACACCGCGTCCTGGTGCTTCCCATCGCTCGCCACGATTCTCACCGGTCGCTATCAACGCAGCTTCCACGGGCAGAACAAGATCAACGAGGCCACGTTCTCGACCGTTCCCAGCGCGCTGCGCGGGCTCACGGGCGCCGTGGGAACGGTGAACGACCCGTTCAACACGGGCAACAAGATCGGCGGCTACTGCACGCTGCTCGCCGGCAAGTTCACCGGATCGCTCGACGAAACGTCCTTCGACGCGGTCGCGAAGACCGGCGGACGCTCGCTCGGCCGCAACGAGTGCGTCGCCGGGGCACCGGGACAGCCGCCGGCGTGCGGCACCAGCATCGCGTCGCCCTACTCTCCGTTCGTCGTCGGACGCCAGACGGACGTGTTCAACTTCCTCGACATGCTGACCTACGAGCAGCCGGGCGCACCGGGGCAGTTCTCGATGCAGCACTTCTACATGTGGTACGCGCCGCGCGTTCCGCATCAGCCCCTGCGCTCGCCGCAGCCGGTGATCGACTATCTGTTCGGCGGCCTCGGCAGCTTCCCGCGCGGCGGCGTCATGAACCTCGGCCAGTGGTGCACCGGCCAGACCTGCGCGCCGGTCGTCTCGGCGTTCAACGAGACGAACTTCGGCACCGTCCATCAGTTCTTCGGGAACATCTGGTGGGCCGACGACAACGTCCGCGAGCTGCGCAAGTTCCTCGCCATGGAAACGGCGCCGCATTGCTTCGCGTCGAACCGGCGCAGCCGCTTCGACATCGCGACGCAGTCGCAGTGCGAGACCCTTGGCGGAACGTGGGGCGGCATCGCGCCCGATCTCACCCGCAACACGATCTTCATGTACTTCTCCGACAACGGCTGGCACCTGCCGAGCTCGAAGCACGCGTTCACGGAGAACGGCCACCGCACGCGCCTCATCGTGTTCGATCCACGCGACTTGCCGACCATCCCGTCGTGGGATCCCGCCCAGGAGACGCCGCAGCCGCCCGCCTACGTCAGCCCAGCGCTCGCCCACACGGTGGATCTGCTCCCAACCGCCCTCGGCTTCGCCCTCGGGACGCCGGGCGGCAACGCGTGTCCGGTCGGTCCGGACGGCTTCGCCTGCGACGGTCACGACCTACGGCCGTATTTCGGCGATGCACCCGGCGGACCCGGGGCACCGGAGAGCCTGCGACACTCGCTCTGCGGCCACCAGACCAAGAGGACGACGGTGCCGACGCGCAACCGCTATCTGCTGACGCGGCCGGGCGCCGTCGGCCGCTGCACCAAGGCGACGAACGCGGCGTGCACGACGTCGGCCGAATGCCAGCCGGGCGAGTTCTGCCTGGGCGGCCAGTGCGCCCCCAATGTCGGCGAAGTCGCGTGCTCGACGTTCACGCCGTGCCCCGCCGGAGCGGCGTGCCTGGGCGGCGTCTGCCGGATGGGCCCCGCCTGCATCGACGACAACGACTGCGCCGGGCTCGTGGGCGCGGGGTACGTGTGCGCGGGCAAGTCCGAGAAGTGGTGTCGCAACGCCCCCAACGTGCAGTGCGGGACGAGCGACGACTGTCCGGTGTGTCCATCGGTCAACGGCAATCCGGTGCCCTGCAAGCGCCTGTGCGAGGCCCGGATGCTCAAGACGTACATCAGCCCGGGTGCCGTCGCGTCCGCTCAGCTGACGGACCTGTTCATCGACCCGGACGAAACGGACCTCCACGCCGGCAATCCGACGTCGCTCATCACGCAGATCTCGAGCATGACGGGTCCGTACGCCGGTGCGATCCGGAAGATGAACTGCTGCATCGACGATTGGTGGCCCGACGTCGTCGCGGAATCGGGCACGCTCTGCACGACCGGCTATTCGTGCCCGGCCGACCTCGTCTGCGACCACTAG
- a CDS encoding helix-turn-helix domain-containing protein, whose translation MRGLGRQARRVREFLGLSQEQLARLAGVSQGAVSRLEAGRGLATPLLVVVKLHIAMHKAISAYDPEVLSPEARRFLVENEQQFPTGPENGFPAYPVAKDQGIEELVRLYRGLPERQREKMLSVVRATASALAPADAEGGSGSLGERRAG comes from the coding sequence ATGCGGGGACTCGGCCGTCAAGCGCGTCGGGTGCGTGAGTTTCTCGGGCTTTCGCAGGAGCAGCTGGCGCGACTCGCCGGCGTGAGCCAGGGTGCCGTGAGCCGCCTGGAAGCGGGACGCGGGCTGGCGACTCCGCTGCTCGTCGTCGTCAAGCTGCACATCGCGATGCACAAGGCGATTTCCGCCTACGATCCGGAAGTGCTGTCGCCGGAGGCGCGGCGCTTCCTGGTGGAGAACGAGCAGCAGTTCCCCACGGGCCCCGAGAACGGCTTCCCGGCGTATCCCGTCGCGAAGGATCAGGGCATCGAGGAGCTGGTCCGCCTGTACCGCGGCCTGCCGGAGCGCCAGCGCGAGAAGATGCTGAGCGTCGTCCGCGCGACCGCGTCGGCGCTGGCGCCGGCCGATGCCGAAGGCGGCTCGGGAAGCCTCGGCGAGCGACGCGCCGGCTGA
- a CDS encoding tetratricopeptide repeat protein: MRTWEASNHHLAMFGADASILAPVTADGPLVRRGSQLELTAASLGNAEDVPISYVLGRKHVEQPVGTIRPGRLQALPRAFDVVRREWFDLFAGEQRVPGDWGHWTNRGMNANAQCLYCHTTSFEKGYLPATDTYASRWSEMGVGCEACHGPGEAHASARREGRADPWAGVNPDRFLAACEACHTRRVERADFTPGDEFLDAFEPELLDTDAYYPDGQIKDELYEGVSFHMSKMFREGIRCWNCHDPHGNGTREPGNTLCRTCHEPRYDSEAHTHHPSTSPGADCRGCHMPTTVYMQRDPRHDHAFARPDPEATIALGVPNACNRCHTDRDAAWAAERMREWYPDGRKRALRREVAATIASARAGDPASVPGLIALVGGELDAVHRASAARLLARFPTASGVTEALTTALGDDEALVRAGAAWSFGQRSHLAPEPRAALLAHLGDPVRIVRQHVAFALRDLTASELPPDVAAALARATAEWRSGQMRLADTPEAHYNLAIDDAAHGDLDDALAEYRAALRLWPKSYRTRHNLGMLLARMGRIDEAAAEFEAVLANDPVPDSAFALGLLRAQQGRWNDAAQALARCVAEDPDFPRARYNLALAYAKAGDTTKALDELERAAAQEDTHREAVLALVDLARQVNDKERLERWVLEAARLDPALAENPDLRELLERR; this comes from the coding sequence GTGCGAACCTGGGAGGCGTCGAACCATCATCTCGCGATGTTCGGTGCCGATGCGTCGATCCTGGCGCCGGTCACCGCCGACGGACCACTCGTGCGCCGTGGCAGTCAGCTTGAGCTGACTGCTGCGAGCCTCGGCAACGCGGAGGACGTTCCGATCTCCTACGTTCTCGGCCGCAAGCACGTCGAGCAACCGGTCGGAACGATTCGCCCGGGACGACTGCAGGCACTCCCGCGCGCTTTCGACGTCGTGCGTCGCGAGTGGTTCGATCTCTTCGCCGGCGAGCAGCGTGTCCCCGGCGATTGGGGGCACTGGACCAATCGCGGCATGAACGCGAACGCGCAGTGCCTCTACTGCCACACGACGAGCTTCGAGAAGGGCTACCTGCCCGCGACCGACACCTACGCCAGCCGATGGAGCGAGATGGGCGTCGGCTGCGAGGCGTGCCATGGTCCGGGCGAGGCGCACGCCTCCGCGCGACGTGAGGGTCGCGCCGATCCATGGGCCGGAGTGAATCCGGATCGATTCCTCGCGGCATGCGAGGCGTGCCACACCCGCCGCGTCGAGCGCGCCGATTTCACGCCGGGGGACGAGTTCCTCGACGCGTTCGAGCCCGAGCTGCTGGACACCGACGCGTACTACCCCGACGGGCAGATCAAGGACGAGCTGTACGAGGGCGTGTCGTTCCACATGAGCAAGATGTTCCGCGAGGGCATCCGCTGCTGGAACTGCCACGATCCGCACGGGAACGGCACGCGCGAGCCGGGCAACACACTCTGTCGCACGTGTCACGAGCCCAGGTACGACAGCGAGGCGCACACGCACCATCCGAGCACGTCTCCCGGCGCCGACTGCCGGGGCTGCCACATGCCGACCACGGTCTACATGCAGCGCGATCCGCGACACGACCATGCGTTCGCTCGTCCGGATCCCGAGGCGACGATCGCGCTCGGCGTGCCGAACGCGTGCAACCGATGCCACACCGATCGCGATGCCGCATGGGCGGCGGAGCGGATGCGCGAATGGTATCCGGACGGTCGCAAGCGCGCCCTCCGGCGCGAGGTCGCGGCCACCATCGCGAGCGCGCGCGCCGGCGACCCTGCGAGCGTTCCCGGTCTCATCGCGCTCGTGGGTGGCGAGCTGGACGCCGTCCATCGCGCATCGGCGGCGAGGCTGCTGGCGCGCTTCCCGACCGCGAGCGGCGTCACCGAGGCGCTCACGACCGCGCTCGGCGACGACGAGGCGCTCGTCCGGGCCGGTGCTGCATGGTCCTTCGGCCAGCGATCCCATCTCGCGCCCGAGCCGCGCGCGGCACTGCTCGCGCATTTGGGCGATCCCGTGCGGATCGTCCGCCAGCACGTCGCGTTCGCGTTGCGCGACCTGACGGCGAGCGAGCTCCCACCCGACGTCGCGGCGGCGCTCGCGCGCGCCACGGCCGAATGGCGGAGCGGGCAGATGCGCCTCGCGGACACGCCCGAGGCCCACTACAACCTCGCCATCGACGACGCCGCGCACGGCGACCTCGACGATGCGTTGGCGGAGTATCGGGCGGCGCTGCGCCTGTGGCCGAAGTCGTATCGGACCCGCCACAACCTCGGCATGCTGCTCGCCCGCATGGGACGGATCGACGAGGCAGCGGCCGAGTTCGAGGCGGTGCTGGCGAACGATCCCGTGCCCGACTCGGCCTTCGCGCTGGGACTCCTGCGCGCCCAACAGGGACGTTGGAACGACGCCGCGCAGGCACTCGCGCGCTGCGTCGCGGAGGATCCGGATTTCCCGCGCGCTCGCTACAACCTTGCGCTCGCCTATGCCAAGGCCGGCGACACCACCAAGGCGCTCGACGAGCTCGAGCGCGCGGCGGCCCAGGAGGACACGCACCGCGAGGCCGTCCTGGCGCTCGTCGACCTGGCGCGGCAGGTGAACGACAAGGAGCGGCTAGAGCGCTGGGTGCTCGAGGCGGCGCGTCTCGACCCCGCGCTCGCCGAGAACCCCGATCTCCGGGAGCTCCTCGAGCGCCGGTGA
- a CDS encoding acyl-CoA dehydrogenase family protein: MMRFDLSPEQQQLKETARRFAAEEIIPVAAQHDEEQKFPAEIVKKAWSLGLMNFEVPVEHGGPGLGVLDTCLVLEELNYGCAGITNAIAANGLAAIPVGEAGTDAQKKRYLGQLASEPALAAFCITEPGAGSDAAGISTTYRKIGDEYVLNGTKHFISNGTVASWYVVFATQDRKLRHQGISAFVFPADLPGITKHRMKNKLGQRAADTGEIAFEEVRVPKDALLGREGEGFKLAMRTFDRSRPEIGAICIGVSQRALDECTRYAKERQQFGQAIAQFQAVQFMLADMAVEIEAMRLLTYKAAWMLDQGAQASIVSSYAKAFGADHAMRITTDAVQIFGGYGYMKEYPVEKLMRDAKLLQIYEGTSQVQRIVIARNLLKN; encoded by the coding sequence ATGATGCGTTTCGATCTGTCGCCCGAGCAGCAGCAGCTGAAGGAGACCGCCAGGCGCTTCGCGGCCGAGGAGATCATTCCGGTCGCCGCGCAGCACGACGAGGAGCAGAAGTTCCCGGCCGAGATCGTGAAGAAGGCGTGGTCGCTCGGCCTCATGAACTTCGAGGTGCCGGTCGAGCACGGCGGCCCGGGGCTCGGCGTGCTCGACACCTGTCTCGTGCTCGAAGAGCTCAACTACGGGTGCGCGGGCATCACGAACGCCATCGCCGCGAACGGGCTCGCCGCGATCCCGGTGGGCGAGGCGGGCACCGACGCGCAGAAGAAGCGCTACCTGGGTCAGCTCGCCTCCGAGCCGGCGCTCGCCGCCTTCTGCATCACCGAGCCGGGTGCCGGATCGGACGCCGCCGGCATCTCGACGACGTACCGCAAGATCGGCGACGAGTACGTTCTCAACGGGACCAAGCACTTCATCTCGAACGGCACCGTCGCGAGCTGGTACGTCGTGTTCGCCACCCAGGACCGCAAGCTGCGACACCAGGGCATCTCGGCCTTCGTCTTCCCGGCGGATCTTCCGGGCATCACGAAGCACCGCATGAAGAACAAGCTCGGACAGCGGGCCGCGGACACCGGAGAGATCGCATTCGAGGAAGTCCGGGTCCCGAAGGACGCGCTCCTCGGTCGCGAGGGGGAGGGCTTCAAGCTCGCGATGCGCACGTTCGATCGCAGCCGGCCCGAGATCGGCGCCATCTGCATCGGCGTCTCTCAGCGCGCCCTCGACGAGTGCACGCGCTACGCCAAGGAGCGACAGCAGTTCGGCCAGGCGATCGCCCAGTTCCAGGCGGTGCAGTTCATGCTCGCCGACATGGCGGTCGAGATCGAGGCGATGCGGCTGCTCACCTACAAGGCGGCGTGGATGCTGGACCAGGGTGCGCAGGCGTCGATCGTGTCGAGCTACGCGAAGGCGTTCGGCGCCGATCACGCGATGCGCATCACGACCGACGCCGTGCAGATCTTCGGCGGCTACGGCTACATGAAGGAGTATCCCGTCGAAAAGCTCATGCGTGACGCGAAGCTGCTGCAGATCTACGAAGGGACGAGCCAGGTGCAACGGATCGTGATCGCTCGGAACCTGCTCAAGAACTGA
- a CDS encoding MaoC family dehydratase, whose product MATIRKQHGHYLEDFRPGELLRHKGGKTITEGVFALFTDFSFTPNPLSKNVRYAQAYGYRGLVLPPGLVMGVVFSQSVEDISENARANLEYIDMRFGAPVCVGDTLEAETLILSVKPSSKNPDLGVVHVQTTGRNQDGDVVLTFQRKVQVWKRDPKAAVDDREVAPRDVACVFTAPAYDRKRAYRDLAHFSSPDTYFEDFKPGDVYEHVRGRVITTDHIMLTGILDNTSQVHCNQWMVDQDPERFVGGKLIVFGGIPFQLCLGLSSADVADNSPGDLRYATGRHTAPSFAGDTLFASTEIRAVRDLPGREDLGALDTILRGHKFAKKGDAIEKIEIFHLEREIAVKRRSHYA is encoded by the coding sequence ATGGCCACGATCCGCAAGCAGCACGGGCACTATCTCGAAGATTTCCGGCCCGGCGAGTTGCTCCGTCACAAGGGTGGCAAGACGATCACCGAGGGCGTCTTCGCCCTCTTCACCGACTTCTCCTTCACCCCGAATCCCCTCTCGAAGAACGTCCGCTACGCCCAGGCCTACGGCTATCGCGGGCTCGTCCTGCCGCCGGGGCTGGTCATGGGCGTCGTGTTCAGCCAGAGCGTCGAGGACATCTCCGAGAACGCGCGCGCGAATCTCGAGTACATCGACATGCGGTTCGGCGCGCCCGTGTGCGTCGGCGACACGCTAGAGGCCGAGACGCTCATCCTCTCGGTCAAACCGTCGAGCAAGAACCCCGATCTGGGCGTCGTGCACGTGCAGACGACGGGACGCAACCAGGACGGTGACGTGGTGCTGACGTTTCAGCGCAAGGTACAGGTCTGGAAGCGCGATCCCAAGGCCGCCGTGGACGACCGCGAGGTGGCGCCGCGCGACGTCGCGTGCGTCTTCACCGCGCCCGCGTACGACCGCAAGCGCGCCTATCGCGACCTCGCGCACTTCAGCAGCCCGGATACGTACTTCGAGGACTTCAAGCCGGGCGACGTCTACGAGCACGTGCGCGGCCGCGTGATCACCACCGATCACATCATGCTGACCGGGATCCTCGACAACACCTCCCAGGTGCACTGCAACCAGTGGATGGTCGACCAGGATCCGGAGCGTTTCGTCGGCGGGAAGCTGATCGTGTTCGGAGGCATTCCGTTCCAGCTCTGCCTCGGCCTCTCGTCCGCCGACGTCGCCGACAACTCGCCGGGCGACCTGCGCTACGCGACCGGGCGGCACACGGCCCCGAGCTTCGCGGGCGATACGCTGTTCGCGAGCACCGAGATTCGCGCCGTACGCGATCTTCCCGGACGCGAGGACCTGGGCGCCCTGGACACGATCCTGCGCGGGCACAAGTTCGCCAAGAAGGGCGATGCGATCGAGAAGATCGAGATCTTCCACCTCGAGCGCGAGATCGCCGTGAAGCGTCGAAGCCACTACGCCTGA
- a CDS encoding TetR/AcrR family transcriptional regulator, with the protein MTVCLHAGRARTLSALATSRRPKGHTRRAAIIVAAEQIFAEQGYDRARLEDVAQRVGVRRASLVYYFKDKAELYATVLDHLLHELFARYQRVLVGGGPIEQRIEGLVDVWVDFVHHRPALLRILLREMADGVSEHSRPVADSTLPPTLAVIKAISEGHETAALRTINPLHLIMTLAGTSAFLLLGQTIVAPLAAREYWTDVTPEQHHDILLTIMRRLLGTRGPRSVSETKHR; encoded by the coding sequence TTGACAGTCTGCCTGCACGCAGGTAGAGCCCGGACGCTGTCGGCTCTAGCGACATCACGCCGGCCCAAGGGGCACACTCGTCGCGCCGCGATCATCGTAGCCGCCGAGCAGATCTTCGCCGAGCAGGGCTACGACCGGGCGCGGCTCGAGGACGTGGCGCAACGGGTCGGCGTGCGTCGCGCGTCGCTCGTCTACTACTTCAAGGACAAGGCGGAGCTCTACGCCACCGTCCTCGACCATCTGCTGCACGAACTCTTCGCGCGCTACCAGCGCGTCCTCGTCGGCGGTGGGCCGATCGAGCAACGGATCGAGGGGCTGGTCGACGTCTGGGTCGACTTCGTCCACCATCGTCCCGCCCTGCTGCGGATTCTTCTCCGCGAGATGGCCGACGGGGTGAGCGAGCACTCGCGGCCGGTCGCCGACAGCACGCTCCCGCCGACGCTGGCGGTCATCAAGGCCATCAGCGAGGGGCACGAGACGGCGGCGCTCCGCACGATCAATCCGCTCCATCTCATCATGACGCTCGCCGGGACGAGCGCGTTCCTTCTCTTGGGGCAGACGATCGTCGCCCCGCTCGCCGCACGTGAGTATTGGACCGACGTGACGCCCGAACAGCACCACGACATCCTCCTGACGATCATGCGCCGCCTCCTGGGTACCCGTGGACCCCGCTCGGTCTCCGAGACGAAACACCGGTAG